Sequence from the Mauremys reevesii isolate NIE-2019 linkage group 5, ASM1616193v1, whole genome shotgun sequence genome:
gagtcctgtggcaccttacagactaacagacgtattggagcatgagcttccgtgggtgaatacccacttcgtcggatgcaggactctttgctgcttttacagatccagactaacacagctccccctctgatacttgactacatGAGGTTGACTTTCACAAACCAGGTGAAAGGCTTTCATTCATACCCTGTTCACATGAAAGGGAACCTCCAAAAAACATTAGCCCAGGGGTCTCCAATCTCCTTAATTGGGCCCTGCTTAGGAACAATGCATCTTTTAGGGGATTTCATCTGCTCTGTTCTCAATCTTTACATATGATTTAGTGATTTGattggggagcaggggcagaggggatctAGCGTTGGGAACTGACGGTGGCTTAATAAATTGAAATAACTAGCTGGGAGCTCAGAGCTGGCAGCTAGCCCTTGTAATGGTTCTGTATTAAaggattattaataataataaaaatattcatGCATATTAACTACCAAGCTTGGAAGCTTAGCGTTACATTTCCTTGTGAAACGGAACCTCTGCCAGGCAGGTtaatgttattttcccagggagAGCCCCAGGCACTCGTGGGGCGCTGGGTGCAGAGAGAACACAGCTCACTCCTACTAATGATTACCTGGCTGCTGCTCGGCACGCAGGGCCAGTGACCCCCGGGCAGGCTGACCCCGCCTGGGCAGGGCCGCGGCGGGTTAGCCCCAGGCCAGGGTGTTATTTCCCTCCCACGCTCACAGCTGACTGCGCCTGACCCATCCACGGCCCATGTGAGCCGCGGGATGGGGAATGGGAACTCCCCGCCCCGCCTCCCGTCCCGTCCCGGGGTGAGTGAGCCCCGCACCACGGGATGGGGATCCCCTGCGGGTGCCTGACCCAGCGGCCATAAAAGCGGCCGCGGGGCGCTGCGGTGGCTCAGAGCTGAGCCGAGCCCAGATCCCAGCACCAGCCTCCGCCGCCAGCCCGGACCATGAGCCGCCCGCGGAGCTTCGCCCCCGGCagcgccctgctgctgctgctgctgctagcggCCTGCGCCGCGCTGTGCCGGGGTGAGGGGCTCGCTGCGCCGGGGAGGCCCGGGACCGGGCTGGGGGAGTCTCGCTTCCCACTGGGGCTTGGAAGGATGGACCGGACCCAGGTGTCCGAGAGCCGGGCGGATGCGGGGAGtcccccgggggggtgggggtggatgggacccaggtgtccgaggGCCGGCCGGATGCGGGGAGTGCCCGGGGGGGAAggatgggacccaggtgtccgagaGCCGGCCGGATgcggggagtcccggggggggcgggggtggggtgggggctggatgggacccaggtgtccgaggGCCGGCCGGATGCGGGGAGTCCCGGGTGGGGGGCTGTATAGGACCCAGGTGTCCGAGAGCCGGCCGGATGCGGGGagtcccggggcgggggggggggggaatggatgggacccaggtgtccgagaGCCGGCCGGATGCGGGGAGTGCCCGGGCCGGGGGCATGGACCGGACCTAGGGTGTGTCCCGGGCCGCCCCCCTGCAGAGGATCTGGCCGCCGGCAGGAGCTGagtctttctccccctccccgggcagGTGCCCCCATGGCCGGGGAGCTGCGGTGCCAGTGCCTGCAGACCGAGGCCGCGATGATCCAGCCCAAGCGCATCGCCCACGTGGAGCTGATCCCCGAGGGGCCCCACTGCGGGGTGCCAGAAGTCATGTAAGTGTcggggccctgctgcccccccccccagcctgcgcctccctccccgcccggccAGCCCCGCGCTCACCTcgctctcccctctgcctccccgcaGAACCACCACGAAGCACGGCAA
This genomic interval carries:
- the LOC120406410 gene encoding growth-regulated alpha protein-like isoform X1; the encoded protein is MSRPRSFAPGSALLLLLLLAACAALCRGAPMAGELRCQCLQTEAAMIQPKRIAHVELIPEGPHCGVPEVITTTKHGNKVCLDPTARWVQLIVTKILNSTTSKKSRRKPLDLPAKKMAFCEPGTARK
- the LOC120406410 gene encoding growth-regulated alpha protein-like isoform X3 produces the protein MSRPRSFAPGSALLLLLLLAACAALCRGAPMAGELRCQCLQTEAAMIQPKRIAHVELIPEGPHCGVPEVITTTKHGNKVCLDPTARWVQLIVTKILNSKSTKL